The proteins below come from a single Methanobacterium petrolearium genomic window:
- a CDS encoding methanogenesis marker 16 metalloprotein translates to MKKTIQQINHKIKDGKANILTAEEVTQLVMGGDEPTAEDVDVVTTGTCGIMSGTAAIFHIPVAEPGTFKKAKSILLNGVPGFPGPCPNEWLGSVDLMIYGTAHSINDPQYGGGFLFKELVSGKEIEIEAEDFEGNIMKSTATLNDFGTAQLIGTRSAFKNYTAFVNPSPESVKSIFNAVKMDGPFKGITFSGCGELNPLQNDPQLNSIHKGSKLLINNSEGLFIGTGTRSSPEKPNMMITADMKEMDPHYIGGFRTGAGPEVYNSVATAIPVLDDNILQHTFVKNEDISLPIADIRGRHSVLSQTDYGVWRDVDERPTYEESLCQRCETCLVEDRCPTKAFQNHELNKVRCFGCGMCVYSCPFSSFQMETGTVSMDWKGEIKTLDVICRQSDIKRARELARELKNRIINGEFIVG, encoded by the coding sequence TTGAAAAAAACAATCCAACAGATTAACCATAAAATCAAAGATGGCAAAGCCAACATCCTCACTGCTGAAGAAGTAACCCAGCTGGTGATGGGGGGTGATGAACCCACTGCCGAAGATGTTGATGTGGTGACCACTGGTACCTGTGGTATAATGTCTGGAACCGCAGCCATCTTCCACATCCCTGTCGCAGAACCAGGAACTTTCAAGAAAGCCAAAAGTATACTTTTAAATGGCGTTCCAGGCTTCCCTGGGCCCTGTCCCAATGAATGGTTGGGTTCAGTTGATTTGATGATTTATGGAACTGCCCATAGCATAAACGACCCCCAGTATGGTGGAGGATTCCTCTTCAAGGAACTGGTTAGTGGGAAAGAAATTGAAATTGAAGCAGAAGATTTTGAAGGTAATATCATGAAATCAACTGCCACATTAAATGATTTTGGAACTGCCCAACTGATTGGAACCCGTTCTGCATTTAAGAATTACACTGCCTTTGTAAATCCATCTCCTGAATCTGTTAAATCCATATTCAATGCTGTGAAAATGGATGGACCCTTTAAAGGAATTACATTCTCTGGTTGCGGGGAGCTTAACCCCTTACAAAACGATCCCCAACTAAATTCCATCCATAAAGGCAGCAAATTACTCATTAATAATTCTGAAGGATTGTTCATTGGCACTGGAACAAGAAGCAGTCCTGAAAAGCCAAATATGATGATAACTGCAGATATGAAAGAAATGGACCCCCATTATATTGGTGGTTTTCGTACCGGAGCTGGTCCTGAGGTTTACAATAGTGTGGCCACGGCCATACCAGTCCTGGATGATAACATACTCCAACATACCTTCGTTAAAAATGAAGACATTTCTCTTCCCATCGCGGATATAAGGGGACGTCACAGCGTTTTGAGCCAAACCGATTATGGTGTGTGGAGAGATGTTGATGAAAGACCTACTTATGAAGAAAGTCTTTGTCAGAGGTGTGAAACCTGTCTGGTTGAAGATAGATGTCCTACAAAAGCCTTCCAGAACCATGAACTGAATAAAGTCCGGTGCTTTGGCTGTGGGATGTGTGTTTATTCCTGTCCCTTCAGTTCTTTCCAGATGGAAACCGGTACCGTCTCCATGGATTGGAAAGGTGAGATTAAAACGTTGGATGTTATCTGTCGTCAGTCGGATATTAAACGTGCCCGTGAACTGGCGCGTGAACTTAAAAACAGGATTATAAATGGCGAATTTATCGTTGGATAA
- the rpl12p gene encoding 50S ribosomal protein P1, protein MEYIYAAMLLHTAGQEVNEESVKKILEAAGSDADDARIKALIAALEDVDIEEAMEKTAVAAAAPAAAGTAPAAAEEEAEEEEEEEDEEEKEEEAAAGLGALFG, encoded by the coding sequence ATGGAATACATATACGCAGCAATGTTATTGCACACAGCAGGTCAGGAAGTTAATGAAGAAAGTGTAAAGAAAATCTTAGAAGCAGCAGGATCTGATGCAGACGATGCAAGGATTAAAGCTTTAATAGCAGCTTTAGAAGATGTGGACATTGAAGAAGCTATGGAAAAAACCGCTGTAGCAGCCGCAGCACCAGCAGCCGCAGGTACAGCACCAGCAGCCGCAGAGGAAGAAGCTGAAGAAGAAGAAGAAGAAGAAGACGAAGAAGAGAAAGAAGAAGAAGCTGCTGCCGGCCTCGGCGCTCTTTTCGGATAG
- a CDS encoding zinc ribbon domain-containing protein — translation MKCENCGTKVRKWDTYCPKCGMELSTSEYKPLKNKYLRGEYHEQREVPTEPYDLDEDYSAAKYYDDTYQNEDNYSDKDHNQQNPDNNYQYNQDRDYKQDNQDNPYKKNKSYKNKPYKEKYNQNRDYQQNYNPNGYKKKKYRGYDLDEYYGTEEKGSSIWGTIFLLLVIALLFGFVIGIIFFSTKI, via the coding sequence ATGAAATGTGAAAATTGTGGTACTAAAGTTCGTAAATGGGACACATATTGTCCTAAATGTGGAATGGAACTATCAACCTCTGAATACAAACCCTTGAAGAACAAGTATCTTAGGGGAGAATACCATGAGCAAAGGGAAGTTCCCACTGAACCATATGATCTAGATGAAGACTATTCTGCCGCCAAATATTATGATGATACCTATCAGAATGAGGATAATTATTCTGATAAGGACCATAATCAACAAAATCCTGATAACAATTACCAGTACAATCAGGACAGAGATTATAAGCAGGATAACCAGGATAACCCTTATAAAAAAAATAAATCTTATAAGAATAAACCTTATAAAGAGAAATATAATCAAAACAGAGATTATCAGCAGAACTATAATCCTAACGGATATAAAAAGAAAAAATACCGTGGTTATGATCTAGATGAGTATTATGGGACTGAAGAAAAAGGAAGTTCCATTTGGGGAACTATTTTCCTCTTACTGGTAATAGCACTCTTATTTGGTTTTGTAATTGGAATCATATTCTTTTCCACTAAAATATAG
- the alaS gene encoding alanine--tRNA ligase, which yields MIKMSDQLKKLGYTKKTCKTCGNDFWSIGERETCGDAPCDEYQFIGNPATPQSYDLFSIHDIFIRFFTERGHTPIKRYPVLAKRWRDDVFLVGASIYNFQPWVTSGQVKPPANPLVVAQPSIRLNDVDNVGRTGRHMTCFTMGGHHAFNSSENEVYWQDETVKYCHDFITHLGIDEKEITFIESWWEGGGNAGPCYEVCVRGVELATLVFIQYRTLPGGEKEEIPLKIVDTGYGLERFAWISQGTPTAYDASFGPVIKELQEMAGVKLNHRILGENAQVAGMMDIEDIADLKTLRSRVAERLGITLKELKEATEPMEAIYVIADHTRCLAFMLADGVIPSNVKEGYLARLILRRTIRFIKKLGLKESLEDIMNIQLNFLSQTYPEIRNNQESILKIIKLEEKRYQKTISKGRQMVKKTIKYLKKDKKDEMPLETLVKLYDSQGLPPDTVAEIARDLDFTVKVPDNFYTLVAEQHSEEEVEEEAPVELDYPETDLLFYDEPQETEFSARFLGLYENNIILDRTLFYPEGGGQPSDVGFLDTGEEKIRILHVEKLDGIILHKVKEEKLEKLKHRVGSSFRGSIDWNRRISLARNHTATHLLVAAARKVLGDHIWQAGAQKGVKKSRIDLSHYQRISEEELHEIELIANRWVMDNIPVNVEWMNRTEAEKKYGFILYQGGVVPGSSIRVVQIPGVDVQACAGTHCHQTGQIGLIKINRTERIQDGVERFEFSAGEAAVESMQTNDALLQDSAIVFKVEPSQLPKTSERFFTEWKAFKNEIERMKSQVAKLKTDSLTDQTETINSLSFLSDEVDADIDELVKMVTQLTDDGGVDVVVLGNSDGKIAGAASSKAIDRGIKINEIIKETAKIMGGGGGGKPHLAQGAGQKADKLPEALRFVRETVKDKLAQKNLNGFS from the coding sequence ATGATTAAAATGTCTGACCAGTTGAAAAAACTTGGTTACACCAAGAAAACCTGTAAAACCTGTGGAAATGATTTCTGGTCCATAGGAGAACGTGAAACATGTGGAGACGCACCTTGTGATGAATATCAGTTCATAGGAAATCCTGCCACACCCCAAAGCTATGACTTGTTTTCCATTCATGACATTTTCATCCGTTTCTTCACGGAGAGAGGTCACACCCCCATAAAACGATACCCTGTCCTGGCTAAAAGATGGAGAGATGACGTTTTTCTGGTAGGTGCATCCATCTACAATTTCCAGCCATGGGTAACATCCGGACAGGTTAAGCCACCAGCCAATCCCCTTGTAGTGGCTCAACCATCCATTCGCCTGAACGATGTGGATAATGTTGGGCGTACAGGCAGGCACATGACTTGCTTCACCATGGGAGGACACCATGCCTTTAATTCCTCTGAAAACGAGGTTTACTGGCAAGATGAAACTGTTAAATACTGTCATGACTTCATAACCCACCTGGGAATAGATGAAAAAGAAATTACCTTCATTGAATCATGGTGGGAAGGAGGAGGCAATGCAGGACCCTGTTATGAAGTCTGTGTCAGAGGAGTGGAACTGGCCACCCTGGTTTTCATCCAATACCGTACATTACCAGGGGGAGAAAAGGAAGAAATCCCCTTAAAAATTGTTGATACTGGTTACGGATTAGAAAGGTTTGCCTGGATTTCTCAGGGCACACCCACTGCCTATGATGCATCCTTCGGACCAGTTATAAAAGAACTCCAAGAAATGGCAGGAGTCAAACTCAACCATCGTATACTGGGAGAAAATGCCCAAGTAGCTGGTATGATGGATATTGAAGACATAGCTGATCTGAAAACCCTGCGTTCCAGAGTGGCAGAAAGACTGGGAATCACCCTAAAAGAGTTGAAAGAAGCCACCGAACCCATGGAAGCCATTTACGTTATTGCCGACCACACCCGTTGCCTGGCATTCATGCTGGCAGACGGAGTTATACCCTCCAACGTTAAAGAAGGTTACCTGGCCAGGCTGATCCTCAGAAGGACCATTCGTTTTATTAAAAAATTAGGACTCAAAGAGTCCCTGGAGGATATAATGAATATCCAGCTTAACTTCCTCTCCCAAACCTACCCTGAGATCAGGAATAATCAGGAGTCCATTCTGAAAATCATCAAATTGGAAGAGAAACGTTACCAAAAAACCATCAGCAAAGGACGGCAAATGGTCAAAAAAACCATCAAATATCTTAAAAAGGATAAAAAGGATGAAATGCCCCTGGAAACACTTGTCAAACTCTACGATTCCCAGGGCCTTCCCCCAGATACTGTGGCAGAGATAGCCCGAGATCTGGACTTCACAGTTAAAGTACCTGATAACTTTTACACATTAGTTGCAGAACAACATTCTGAAGAAGAGGTTGAAGAGGAAGCACCGGTGGAACTGGATTACCCTGAAACCGATCTATTATTCTATGATGAACCCCAAGAAACTGAATTCAGTGCCCGATTTCTGGGATTGTATGAAAATAACATCATCCTAGATCGTACCCTCTTTTATCCTGAAGGAGGGGGACAACCCTCTGATGTAGGCTTTTTAGACACTGGAGAAGAAAAGATCAGAATCCTGCATGTTGAAAAGCTTGATGGAATCATTCTGCACAAAGTGAAAGAAGAGAAACTGGAAAAACTTAAACACCGGGTTGGTTCCTCTTTCCGGGGGAGTATTGACTGGAACCGCCGTATTTCTCTGGCACGTAACCATACTGCAACTCACCTCCTAGTGGCAGCTGCCAGAAAGGTTTTAGGGGACCATATATGGCAGGCAGGAGCACAGAAGGGTGTTAAAAAATCCAGGATCGATTTATCACACTACCAGCGTATTAGTGAAGAAGAACTCCATGAAATTGAACTTATAGCCAATAGATGGGTTATGGATAACATTCCAGTCAATGTAGAGTGGATGAATCGTACAGAAGCAGAGAAAAAATACGGATTCATACTTTACCAGGGAGGAGTGGTCCCCGGAAGCAGCATCCGCGTAGTTCAGATTCCTGGTGTGGATGTGCAGGCCTGTGCCGGAACACACTGCCATCAAACAGGACAGATTGGCCTTATAAAGATTAATAGAACAGAAAGAATCCAGGATGGAGTGGAAAGATTTGAATTCTCTGCGGGTGAAGCTGCTGTGGAATCCATGCAGACCAATGACGCTTTACTTCAGGATAGTGCTATTGTGTTTAAAGTGGAACCTAGCCAGCTGCCTAAAACCAGTGAAAGATTCTTCACTGAGTGGAAAGCCTTTAAAAACGAGATTGAACGAATGAAATCCCAGGTAGCTAAACTTAAAACAGATTCATTAACTGACCAAACTGAAACTATTAACTCACTATCCTTCCTATCAGATGAGGTTGATGCAGATATAGATGAACTGGTTAAAATGGTCACCCAACTCACTGATGATGGTGGTGTGGATGTGGTTGTCCTTGGGAATTCCGATGGGAAAATAGCAGGTGCAGCATCATCCAAGGCCATTGATCGAGGCATAAAAATCAATGAAATCATCAAAGAAACCGCTAAAATCATGGGCGGTGGGGGTGGTGGAAAACCTCACCTGGCCCAAGGAGCTGGACAAAAAGCAGACAAACTTCCGGAAGCCCTTAGATTTGTGCGTGAGACTGTGAAGGATAAGTTAGCCCAGAAAAATCTTAATGGATTTAGTTAA
- a CDS encoding NTPase, with product MNILITGPPGVGKTTVLEEIKKTLTSKGYSVGGIYCPEIREKGKRTGFNIIDIASGRKGVLASTHLHNHIQGPKVGKYTVNLDDIIEIGITAIENAIGTLNYIFIDEIAPMELKSADFPQAVWKAMDSQKTVIAVIHQRSQHPFILKVKNREDVKIFHITSENRDSITEKILESLDKLP from the coding sequence ATGAATATTCTTATAACTGGCCCTCCCGGTGTGGGTAAAACCACGGTTTTAGAAGAGATTAAAAAAACCTTAACTTCTAAAGGTTATTCTGTTGGGGGTATTTACTGTCCTGAAATAAGAGAAAAGGGTAAAAGAACTGGTTTTAATATTATTGACATTGCCTCGGGTAGAAAGGGAGTATTGGCCAGTACCCACCTTCATAACCATATTCAAGGCCCAAAAGTTGGTAAATACACTGTAAATCTGGATGATATTATAGAAATTGGTATAACTGCCATTGAAAATGCAATAGGGACGTTAAATTATATTTTCATTGATGAAATCGCACCTATGGAACTGAAAAGTGCAGATTTTCCTCAAGCTGTTTGGAAGGCAATGGATAGTCAAAAAACAGTAATTGCAGTAATTCATCAACGTTCCCAGCACCCATTTATTTTGAAGGTTAAAAATAGGGAAGATGTGAAAATTTTCCATATAACCTCAGAAAATAGGGATTCTATAACTGAAAAGATACTTGAATCCTTAGATAAATTGCCTTAG
- a CDS encoding 50S ribosomal protein L10 yields MPHVAEWKKEEVKELKNLIDSHHVVGMADLSDIPAPQLQKMRQNLRGNAKLKMSRKTLMDLALNDSKKVKVEDLTNHMDGQPALIFTEMNPFKLYKILEGSKTPAPARAGSIAITDIVVPKGDTGFMPGPILGELQKIGIPAKIEKGKIVITEDKTLVAEGDEISRDVASMLTRLDIYPLEVGINLKAAYEDETIYTSDLLTIDEEKTISDLQKAYTQAFNLSVNAVVFNSESTPALISKAAGEALNLAFNAEVLTSKTTDLLLAKAYSQMLAIASEAAAQDAESVDDELREKLNATASATEAKPAEEEKEEEKEEEEEEEEEDKEEDAAAGLGALFG; encoded by the coding sequence ATGCCACATGTAGCCGAATGGAAAAAAGAAGAGGTTAAAGAGCTTAAAAATCTGATTGACAGTCATCATGTAGTTGGAATGGCAGATCTTTCTGATATACCAGCTCCTCAGCTCCAGAAGATGCGACAGAATTTGCGAGGAAACGCCAAGCTAAAGATGTCCCGGAAAACCCTGATGGATCTGGCATTAAATGATTCAAAAAAGGTAAAAGTGGAAGATTTAACAAACCATATGGATGGTCAACCCGCCTTAATATTCACTGAAATGAACCCCTTCAAACTCTACAAAATCCTTGAAGGCAGTAAAACACCTGCTCCAGCTAGGGCAGGCAGTATAGCCATCACAGATATTGTGGTGCCTAAAGGTGATACCGGATTCATGCCCGGCCCCATACTGGGCGAATTGCAGAAGATCGGCATCCCTGCCAAAATCGAGAAGGGTAAAATTGTTATAACCGAAGACAAGACCCTAGTTGCAGAGGGAGATGAAATCTCACGTGACGTGGCCAGCATGCTAACCCGTCTGGACATATATCCACTGGAAGTGGGAATCAACCTTAAAGCAGCTTATGAAGACGAAACCATCTACACCTCTGATCTTCTAACCATAGATGAGGAAAAAACCATATCTGACTTACAGAAAGCATACACTCAGGCATTCAACCTTTCAGTAAATGCAGTGGTGTTCAACAGCGAATCCACACCTGCCCTCATATCCAAAGCAGCAGGCGAAGCACTGAACCTGGCTTTCAATGCAGAAGTATTAACCTCCAAAACAACCGACCTCTTACTGGCCAAAGCATACTCACAGATGCTGGCAATTGCTTCAGAGGCAGCAGCTCAAGATGCAGAATCAGTTGATGATGAACTTCGCGAGAAGTTAAATGCAACTGCCAGTGCAACAGAAGCCAAACCCGCTGAAGAAGAAAAAGAGGAAGAAAAGGAAGAGGAAGAGGAAGAGGAAGAAGAAGATAAAGAAGAGGATGCAGCCGCAGGTTTAGGTGCTCTCTTCGGATAA